The Sulfitobacter sp. S223 genome has a window encoding:
- a CDS encoding L-malyl-CoA/beta-methylmalyl-CoA lyase, translated as MSFRLQPTPPARPNRCQLFGPGSNTKLFAKMAASDADVINLDLEDSVGPNDKDMARANVIEAINSVDWGTKTISVRINSLDTPYWYRDVVDLLEQASERLDQIMIPKVGCAADVYAVDALVSAIEAAKGRKKRIAFEVIIESAAGLAHVEEIAASSPRLEAMSLGAADFAASMGMQTTGIGGTQENYYMLHEGAKYWSDPWHWAQTAIVAACRTHGILPVDGPFGDFSDDEGYRAQARRSATLGMVGKWAIHPKQIALSNEVFTPSEEAVAEAREILAAMETAKANGEGATVYKGRLVDIASIKQAEVIVRQSEMIAG; from the coding sequence ATGAGCTTTCGCCTTCAGCCAACACCCCCTGCCCGCCCCAACCGCTGCCAGCTTTTTGGCCCCGGCTCCAACACCAAGCTGTTTGCTAAAATGGCCGCCTCTGATGCCGATGTTATCAACCTAGACCTAGAAGACAGCGTTGGCCCCAATGACAAAGACATGGCGCGCGCCAATGTGATCGAAGCGATCAATTCGGTCGACTGGGGCACCAAGACAATTTCGGTTCGGATCAACAGCCTTGATACACCTTACTGGTACCGCGATGTGGTGGACCTGCTTGAGCAAGCCTCCGAGCGTCTTGACCAGATCATGATCCCCAAAGTTGGCTGCGCAGCGGACGTCTATGCCGTAGACGCACTGGTCAGCGCAATCGAGGCCGCGAAAGGCCGCAAAAAACGCATCGCCTTCGAGGTCATCATCGAAAGCGCAGCGGGCCTTGCACATGTGGAAGAAATCGCGGCATCGTCACCCCGCCTAGAGGCGATGAGCCTTGGCGCCGCAGACTTTGCAGCATCTATGGGCATGCAAACGACAGGCATCGGTGGCACGCAGGAAAATTATTACATGCTGCATGAGGGTGCAAAATACTGGTCCGATCCATGGCACTGGGCGCAAACCGCCATCGTCGCGGCCTGCCGGACCCATGGCATTCTACCCGTAGACGGCCCCTTCGGTGATTTCTCTGACGACGAAGGCTATCGCGCACAGGCGCGCCGCTCTGCCACGCTTGGCATGGTCGGGAAATGGGCGATTCACCCCAAACAGATCGCCCTCAGCAACGAAGTATTCACGCCCTCAGAGGAAGCTGTGGCCGAAGCGCGTGAAATTCTTGCAGCCATGGAAACCGCGAAGGCAAACGGCGAAGGCGCCACAGTTTACAAAGGCCGCCTCGTTGACATCGCTTCGATCAAACAAGCAGAAGTCATCGTGCGCCAGTCCGAGATGATCGCAGGCTGA
- the dgcN gene encoding N-acetyltransferase DgcN, protein MIQTPYLLFLGDAPDQLAAKVAQGIKDWRPDNAVGQFRMDGCKADVGLEDMTLAQAQAAGAKTLVIGVANRGGFISKAWKAVLIEALAMGYDLASGLHNLLSEEEDLVAAAQEHGRTLHDVRIPTVEYPIASGVKRSGKRVLAVGTDCSVGKMYTALALDNAMRERGMKSTFRATGQTGILITGDGVPLDAVVADFMAGSIEYLTPDNDSDHWDVIEGQGSLFHVSYSGVTLALIHGGQPDALIICHEPTRAHMRGLPDYQVPEMAAIRDVALTLARVANPSCEVIGVSINTQHMTEAEARAYLTKVEEEMGLPAVDPFRHGAERLAEALEAM, encoded by the coding sequence ATGATCCAAACACCTTACCTGCTGTTTCTGGGCGACGCGCCGGATCAACTTGCCGCGAAAGTGGCGCAAGGAATCAAGGATTGGAGACCTGACAACGCAGTGGGCCAGTTCCGCATGGATGGCTGTAAGGCTGATGTCGGACTGGAAGATATGACACTGGCTCAGGCGCAAGCAGCTGGTGCAAAAACGCTGGTAATCGGCGTGGCAAACCGTGGTGGCTTTATTTCGAAAGCATGGAAAGCTGTGCTGATCGAAGCGCTGGCCATGGGCTATGATCTGGCGTCGGGTTTGCACAATCTGCTGAGCGAGGAAGAAGATCTGGTGGCAGCAGCGCAAGAGCATGGTCGTACATTACACGACGTGCGCATTCCGACCGTTGAATATCCAATTGCCAGCGGTGTAAAGCGCAGCGGCAAGCGGGTGCTGGCTGTTGGTACTGATTGCTCAGTGGGGAAAATGTACACGGCTCTGGCGCTGGACAACGCGATGCGTGAACGCGGTATGAAAAGTACTTTCCGCGCAACAGGGCAGACCGGAATTTTGATCACTGGAGACGGCGTGCCGCTGGATGCAGTTGTCGCCGATTTCATGGCTGGATCGATTGAATATCTGACCCCAGATAATGATTCAGACCATTGGGATGTGATCGAAGGGCAAGGAAGCCTTTTTCACGTCAGCTACTCCGGTGTGACACTGGCGCTGATCCACGGGGGACAGCCAGATGCCTTGATTATCTGCCACGAACCGACCCGGGCGCACATGCGGGGCTTACCCGACTATCAAGTGCCAGAGATGGCCGCGATCCGCGACGTGGCGCTCACGCTGGCGCGTGTTGCTAATCCCTCGTGCGAGGTGATCGGTGTGTCGATCAACACCCAGCATATGACCGAAGCAGAAGCCCGCGCCTATCTTACGAAGGTGGAAGAGGAAATGGGCCTGCCAGCAGTAGATCCATTCCGGCATGGGGCTGAACGTTTGGCAGAAGCACTGGAAGCTATGTAA
- the dgcA gene encoding N-acetyl-D-Glu racemase DgcA encodes MQIEVTADVFRLAQVFTISRGSRTEAKVLTVRITDGDAVGMGECVPYARYGETLESVTAQIKGLPGRLTREVLYELLPAGAARNAVDCALWDLEAKQTGTPVWELAGLATPKPEITAYTLSLDTPEQMREQAAKNAFRPLLKIKLGTPDDMPRLEAVRAGAPESTIIVDANEGWSAEVYADLAPHLVRLGVALVEQPLPAGEDDALIGMDRPVPVCADESCHDRASLPALKGKYDVVNIKLDKTGGLTEALALRDAALAEGFDVMVGCMVGSSLAMAPAVLVAQGAKIVDLDGPLLLAEDRMAALTFDSAGVHPPVRALWG; translated from the coding sequence ATGCAGATCGAAGTAACCGCGGATGTATTCCGTTTGGCACAGGTGTTCACGATCTCCCGCGGCTCTCGGACAGAGGCCAAAGTGCTGACAGTCAGGATCACCGACGGGGATGCAGTCGGTATGGGGGAATGCGTTCCCTATGCCCGCTATGGCGAAACGCTAGAAAGCGTGACGGCACAGATAAAAGGTTTGCCTGGCAGGCTGACCCGTGAGGTATTGTATGAACTGCTGCCTGCAGGGGCGGCACGCAATGCGGTGGATTGTGCGCTCTGGGATCTGGAGGCGAAACAGACTGGAACACCCGTCTGGGAGCTGGCGGGGCTGGCGACACCAAAACCCGAAATCACGGCCTATACCTTGTCGCTGGACACCCCTGAACAGATGCGCGAGCAGGCGGCCAAGAATGCTTTTCGACCGCTGTTGAAAATCAAGCTTGGTACGCCGGATGACATGCCAAGGCTGGAAGCAGTGCGTGCTGGCGCCCCTGAAAGCACCATCATCGTGGATGCAAATGAGGGATGGTCCGCCGAGGTCTATGCAGATCTCGCGCCACATCTTGTGCGCCTTGGCGTGGCATTGGTTGAGCAGCCTTTACCGGCGGGAGAGGACGATGCGCTGATCGGTATGGATCGCCCGGTGCCTGTTTGTGCTGACGAAAGCTGTCATGACAGGGCAAGTCTGCCTGCGCTTAAGGGAAAATACGATGTTGTGAACATCAAGCTCGATAAAACGGGGGGCCTCACAGAGGCGCTTGCGCTGCGCGACGCGGCGCTTGCAGAAGGCTTTGACGTCATGGTGGGTTGCATGGTTGGCTCATCTCTGGCCATGGCCCCAGCGGTACTGGTGGCGCAAGGCGCGAAGATTGTGGACCTTGACGGCCCGCTTTTGTTGGCCGAAGACCGCATGGCAGCTTTGACATTTGACAGCGCGGGGGTGCATCCGCCCGTGCGCGCGCTTTGGGGATAG
- a CDS encoding calcium-binding protein produces the protein MLALLLIPALLGFALIIDSNDDDSDAVDTPDGDTADDLATGETITTILEAGQNTFDGTGANDRVDDTDEASEINGGAGSDFLQGRGGADTLDGGTGNDTIFAGSGDDSATGGSGDDRVFLGDGNDIYSPEIDETSATPSFGDTDDRGNDFVRGGAGDDAIVDLHGSNTIFGDGGDDLIATFGSGNTPDAPDTVDGGSGADVIFADDGDLLTGGSGEDVFAVVDPANFDTDAVIITDFNTDEDTLVAFVPEADQSTEEIELRYDASANALRAFWRGDEVAVLNGLSSADAANVDVSVFDAEELQRAGFA, from the coding sequence ATGCTCGCACTGCTACTCATCCCTGCGCTTCTGGGGTTCGCACTGATTATCGACTCTAACGATGATGATAGCGATGCCGTCGACACACCAGACGGGGACACAGCCGATGATCTAGCGACCGGAGAGACCATCACAACAATCCTTGAAGCCGGACAGAACACCTTCGACGGCACAGGTGCAAACGACCGCGTGGACGACACGGACGAAGCCAGCGAAATAAATGGCGGGGCCGGCAGTGATTTCCTTCAGGGAAGAGGCGGCGCTGACACCTTGGACGGCGGCACAGGCAACGACACAATTTTCGCCGGAAGCGGAGATGACTCTGCAACAGGTGGCAGCGGTGACGACCGCGTATTCTTGGGTGATGGGAACGATATCTATTCACCCGAAATTGATGAGACGTCCGCAACGCCTTCGTTTGGTGACACCGATGATCGCGGGAATGATTTCGTTCGCGGTGGAGCAGGCGATGACGCTATCGTTGATTTGCATGGCAGCAACACCATTTTTGGTGACGGCGGTGATGATCTAATTGCTACGTTCGGCTCCGGTAACACTCCAGATGCTCCCGATACGGTTGACGGCGGTTCAGGTGCAGACGTCATTTTTGCCGACGATGGTGACCTTCTAACTGGCGGATCCGGCGAAGACGTATTTGCGGTAGTCGACCCTGCAAATTTCGATACAGACGCTGTGATAATCACCGACTTCAACACCGATGAAGACACTCTGGTTGCATTCGTTCCCGAAGCGGACCAATCAACCGAGGAAATAGAACTGCGATACGATGCTTCTGCGAATGCGCTACGCGCGTTCTGGCGTGGGGACGAAGTGGCTGTGCTGAATGGGCTAAGCAGTGCGGACGCTGCGAACGTTGACGTCAGCGTATTTGATGCTGAAGAACTTCAACGCGCAGGGTTTGCGTAA
- a CDS encoding acetyl-CoA carboxylase carboxyltransferase subunit alpha — translation MTQYLDFEKPLAEIEGKAEELRAMARRDPETDVTHEAKALDAKAVKMLDDLYKNLSPWRKCQVARHPDRPHCKDYIDALFTEYTPLAGDRNFADDHAVMGGLARFKDKPVMVIGHEKGNDTKSRIERNFGMARPEGYRKAVRLMEMAHRFGLPVITLVDTPGAYPGKGAEERGQSEAIARATQKCLEIGVPLVSVIIGEGGSGGAVAFATANRVAMLEHSVYSVISPEGCASILWKDAEKMREAAEALRLTAQDLKQLGVNDRIIPEPKGGAHRDPKTAIAAVADAISEMLKSLEGKNPKALIKDRREKYLDMGDRGLAV, via the coding sequence ATGACCCAGTATTTGGATTTTGAGAAACCCCTTGCCGAAATCGAAGGCAAGGCGGAGGAGCTGCGCGCAATGGCGCGGCGCGATCCCGAAACAGATGTGACACATGAGGCCAAGGCGCTAGACGCCAAGGCCGTCAAAATGCTGGACGACCTCTACAAGAATCTGTCGCCTTGGCGCAAATGTCAGGTGGCCCGCCACCCTGATCGTCCACATTGCAAAGATTACATCGACGCGCTGTTTACCGAATACACGCCCTTGGCGGGTGACCGGAATTTTGCCGACGATCACGCTGTCATGGGCGGGCTTGCGCGCTTTAAAGACAAACCTGTCATGGTGATCGGCCATGAAAAAGGCAACGATACGAAGTCGCGGATCGAACGCAACTTTGGCATGGCCCGTCCCGAAGGCTATCGAAAAGCGGTACGCCTGATGGAGATGGCCCACCGCTTTGGCCTGCCTGTTATCACGCTGGTAGACACCCCTGGTGCCTATCCCGGCAAAGGGGCCGAAGAACGCGGTCAATCCGAAGCGATTGCGCGTGCGACCCAGAAGTGCCTTGAAATCGGTGTGCCGCTGGTCAGCGTTATCATCGGCGAAGGCGGATCAGGCGGCGCTGTCGCGTTTGCCACGGCCAACCGTGTCGCGATGTTGGAACATTCCGTCTATTCCGTGATCTCACCCGAAGGCTGTGCGTCTATCCTGTGGAAGGACGCGGAAAAGATGCGTGAAGCAGCCGAAGCGCTTCGCCTCACAGCACAGGATCTCAAGCAGCTGGGCGTGAATGACCGCATCATTCCCGAACCAAAGGGTGGTGCGCATCGCGACCCGAAGACAGCGATTGCTGCTGTGGCAGACGCCATTTCAGAAATGCTCAAATCGCTTGAGGGTAAAAACCCCAAAGCGCTCATTAAGGATCGTCGCGAGAAATACCTCGATATGGGTGATCGAGGGCTCGCGGTCTGA
- a CDS encoding GntR family transcriptional regulator, whose protein sequence is MNLTSRPVDPAPLAHDRVYRHLRSRIMHGDVPPGAALTLRGIGKEYEVSMTPARESVRRLVAEGALSMSNSGRISTPLLSNERIEELAALRALIEVELASRALPRAHLALIERLQNINAKVGEAVAHRDAVSYIRTNLEFHRTLYLRAQAPAMLAMAETVWLQMGPTMRALYGRLRRTDPPHFHKLIIAALRAGDEPGLRLAVRSDVTQGLRMLAS, encoded by the coding sequence ATGAACCTGACATCTCGCCCTGTTGATCCCGCTCCTTTGGCGCATGACCGTGTATATCGGCATTTGCGGTCACGGATCATGCACGGAGATGTTCCGCCCGGTGCTGCGCTGACCCTGCGCGGCATTGGTAAAGAATATGAGGTGTCGATGACGCCGGCGCGCGAATCGGTGCGACGGCTGGTCGCTGAAGGGGCGCTGAGCATGTCGAATTCGGGCCGTATCTCAACGCCGCTTCTTAGCAATGAACGGATTGAAGAACTGGCCGCCCTGCGCGCGCTGATTGAGGTAGAGCTTGCTTCTCGTGCCCTGCCACGGGCGCATCTGGCGCTGATAGAACGGTTGCAGAACATCAACGCCAAGGTGGGTGAGGCCGTAGCCCACCGCGATGCGGTGAGCTATATCCGCACCAATCTTGAGTTTCACCGCACCCTGTATTTGCGTGCGCAGGCGCCTGCAATGTTGGCTATGGCAGAGACTGTCTGGTTGCAGATGGGGCCGACCATGCGTGCGCTCTATGGTCGTTTGCGCCGCACCGATCCCCCGCATTTTCACAAGCTTATTATCGCAGCGTTGCGCGCAGGGGATGAGCCTGGTCTGAGGCTGGCGGTCAGGTCCGATGTGACGCAGGGCCTGCGGATGCTAGCGAGCTAA
- a CDS encoding GNAT family N-acetyltransferase, which produces MNHIRLILEKDIPQLLGWVHALAAHHEDAASVTMDDLRRDFLGPHPWVRGLVASEYGYAALCPLAQVQFGARGMDIHHLFVAPHARGRGIGRALIKASIELARAEGCRFLTVGTHPDNRAAQEVYLQTGFERMSSAAPRFRMKW; this is translated from the coding sequence ATGAACCATATTCGTCTTATTCTTGAGAAAGACATTCCCCAGTTGCTTGGCTGGGTACACGCACTGGCCGCGCATCACGAAGATGCAGCATCTGTCACTATGGACGACCTCCGCCGCGATTTCCTGGGTCCGCACCCATGGGTAAGGGGGCTTGTCGCATCCGAGTATGGCTATGCAGCGCTTTGCCCGCTGGCGCAGGTGCAGTTTGGTGCGCGCGGAATGGATATCCATCATCTATTTGTCGCGCCGCACGCAAGAGGCCGCGGCATCGGGCGCGCGCTGATCAAAGCCTCGATAGAGCTTGCTCGAGCTGAGGGATGCCGGTTTCTGACTGTAGGAACACATCCAGACAATCGGGCGGCCCAAGAGGTATACCTGCAAACAGGGTTTGAGCGCATGTCGAGCGCGGCACCACGGTTCCGCATGAAATGGTAG
- a CDS encoding LysE family translocator, which translates to MTFETVTALAVFAFVSSATPGPNNLMLMASGANFGFWRTIPHMLGISIGFMVMLFCVGAGLVQIFDRFPLIYDVLKVASVVYMLWLAWKIANAAPVSKAETVGSPMTFLQAAGFQWVNPKAWAMALTAITVYVGDTSLLWLSAAAFLFAVVNLPSVTIWTIAGQQLQRILTNPRRLQAYNWTMAALLIASLYPLLGL; encoded by the coding sequence ATGACCTTTGAAACCGTGACCGCGCTCGCCGTATTCGCCTTTGTCAGCTCTGCCACGCCGGGGCCGAACAACCTGATGCTAATGGCCTCGGGCGCAAACTTTGGCTTTTGGCGCACGATCCCCCACATGCTTGGCATCTCGATCGGTTTCATGGTGATGCTTTTTTGTGTGGGCGCAGGGCTGGTTCAGATATTTGACCGCTTCCCGCTCATCTATGATGTGCTGAAGGTAGCGAGTGTGGTCTATATGCTCTGGCTAGCGTGGAAAATCGCAAATGCGGCACCTGTCAGCAAAGCCGAAACAGTCGGCTCTCCTATGACGTTTTTGCAGGCGGCAGGATTTCAGTGGGTCAATCCAAAGGCTTGGGCGATGGCGTTGACTGCGATCACAGTCTATGTCGGCGACACCTCGTTGCTTTGGCTTTCCGCAGCCGCCTTTTTGTTCGCTGTGGTAAACCTGCCTTCTGTCACGATCTGGACGATAGCCGGTCAGCAGTTACAACGCATCCTCACCAACCCGCGCCGGTTGCAGGCCTATAACTGGACAATGGCCGCTTTGCTGATTGCATCGCTCTATCCGTTGCTTGGGCTTTGA
- a CDS encoding M48 family metallopeptidase, with protein MSDPHLPGDPPIPLILRRSAQAKRISLRISQLDGRVTLTIPKRLAEREALDFARSKETWIRQHLDARGEDVLVRIGAELPLGGKVFTVQSGTGRRVQINDDGIFVPGPPERAGKRLSAHLKELARDRLAGASDDYAALLGRSYARLSLRDTRSRWGSCTSDGGLMYSWRLIMAPPEVLDYVAAHEVAHLAQMNHSPAFWAEVTKIYGDYAAPRNWLRANGNTLHRYKF; from the coding sequence ATGTCTGACCCGCACCTCCCCGGAGATCCTCCGATTCCCCTGATATTGCGGCGTTCTGCGCAGGCAAAGCGCATTTCCTTGCGCATCAGCCAGCTGGACGGGCGTGTGACATTAACCATTCCAAAACGGCTGGCCGAGCGTGAAGCGCTGGATTTCGCGCGCAGCAAAGAGACATGGATTCGCCAGCATTTGGATGCGCGTGGCGAAGATGTGTTGGTGCGGATAGGTGCAGAGCTGCCTCTGGGGGGCAAAGTGTTTACGGTTCAATCAGGCACTGGCCGGCGGGTGCAGATTAACGACGATGGGATATTCGTGCCCGGACCACCGGAACGTGCAGGCAAACGGCTGTCCGCGCATTTAAAGGAGCTTGCGCGTGACCGGCTGGCGGGGGCCAGCGATGACTACGCAGCGCTGTTGGGGCGCAGTTATGCGCGGCTGTCGCTGCGTGATACACGGTCACGGTGGGGGTCGTGCACGTCGGACGGCGGGTTGATGTATTCATGGCGTTTGATCATGGCGCCGCCAGAGGTGCTGGATTATGTGGCAGCCCATGAGGTGGCGCATCTGGCGCAGATGAATCACTCGCCCGCATTCTGGGCCGAAGTGACAAAGATTTACGGCGACTACGCAGCGCCGCGTAACTGGCTGCGGGCAAATGGTAACACCTTGCACCGGTATAAGTTTTGA
- a CDS encoding TIGR02300 family protein: MPNEEWGTKRLCPTTGKRFYDLNKDPIISPYTGEVVEVDQSKSRMIAADAEDAATAKAKASKVTEDDDLVDDDDVDVDLDDDLLDDDEDDDDTVPLDEIADVASNDED; this comes from the coding sequence ATGCCCAACGAAGAATGGGGAACCAAGCGCCTGTGCCCCACCACGGGCAAGCGTTTCTATGACCTGAACAAAGACCCGATCATTAGCCCATATACGGGTGAGGTCGTAGAAGTTGACCAGTCCAAGTCCCGCATGATTGCAGCCGACGCCGAAGATGCGGCCACGGCAAAAGCAAAAGCATCCAAAGTCACCGAAGATGATGATCTGGTAGATGACGACGATGTAGATGTGGATCTGGACGACGATCTGCTGGACGACGACGAAGACGATGATGATACAGTTCCGCTCGATGAGATCGCGGATGTGGCATCCAACGACGAAGATTGA
- a CDS encoding D-amino-acid transaminase yields the protein MRTVYVNGQYVPENEATISIFDRGFLMADGVYEVTSVLDGKLVDFDGHAVRLERSLGELDMRNPITKDDLLEVHRELIRANDIEEGLIYLQITRGSDGDRDFAFPDPETTVPTIVLFTQSKPGLADNPAAKKGAKIISIEDIRWGRRDIKTVQLLYPSMGKMMAKKAGCDDAWMVEDGNVTEGTSNNAYIVKDNKIITRQLSNDILHGITRAAVLRFAREAQMAVEERLFTIEEAQQADEAFTTSASAFVMPVVEIDGVALGDGTPGKVALRLREIYIEEMRKAAV from the coding sequence ATGCGGACAGTTTACGTGAACGGCCAATACGTGCCTGAAAATGAAGCCACGATTTCGATCTTCGATCGGGGGTTTCTCATGGCGGATGGCGTCTATGAGGTAACATCCGTTCTGGACGGCAAGTTGGTTGATTTTGATGGGCATGCCGTACGGCTTGAACGGTCTTTGGGGGAGCTGGATATGCGCAACCCGATCACCAAAGACGATTTGCTTGAGGTGCACCGCGAATTGATCCGCGCCAATGACATCGAAGAAGGTCTGATTTATTTGCAGATCACCCGCGGCTCTGACGGTGATCGCGATTTTGCTTTCCCTGATCCTGAAACTACTGTTCCGACGATTGTGCTGTTTACGCAGAGCAAGCCCGGTTTGGCTGATAACCCGGCCGCCAAGAAGGGCGCGAAGATCATCTCCATCGAAGATATCCGCTGGGGCCGCCGCGACATCAAAACTGTACAGCTTCTGTACCCGTCGATGGGCAAGATGATGGCGAAGAAGGCCGGGTGCGATGATGCATGGATGGTTGAAGATGGCAACGTTACCGAGGGGACCTCGAACAACGCTTACATCGTCAAAGACAACAAGATCATCACACGGCAATTGAGCAATGACATCTTGCACGGGATCACCCGTGCGGCCGTTCTGCGTTTCGCGCGCGAAGCACAAATGGCAGTCGAAGAACGTCTGTTCACAATCGAAGAGGCACAGCAAGCGGATGAGGCCTTCACCACTTCTGCCAGCGCCTTTGTGATGCCCGTTGTTGAGATTGATGGCGTAGCGCTGGGCGACGGCACCCCGGGCAAAGTCGCGCTAAGGCTGCGTGAGATTTACATTGAAGAGATGCGCAAAGCGGCTGTTTGA